The following proteins are co-located in the Trichormus variabilis 0441 genome:
- a CDS encoding sulfite exporter TauE/SafE family protein produces MNILEFSLLVWLGSFSAGFIGALTGLGGGVVIVPLLTSVFGVDIRYAVGASLVSVIATSLGAASTYIKKGYTNLRLGMFLEVSTTIGAIAGAIIATFVSVKALTIVLAIVLMYSAYLSQRPRLEQVEDDIADPIANYLQLNSTYPTTNGLMPYHVHAVPAGFSIMLVAGVLSGLLGIGSGGFKVLAMDQAMRLPFKVSTTTSNFMIGVTAAASAGVYLARGYIDPGLSMPVMLGVLPGAFLGARVLIGAKTQILRIVFSLVLVVMALKMVYNSLIGGL; encoded by the coding sequence TTGAATATACTAGAATTTTCTCTACTAGTTTGGCTTGGCTCATTTAGCGCTGGTTTTATAGGTGCGTTAACTGGGTTGGGGGGTGGGGTTGTTATTGTTCCCTTATTAACTTCAGTATTTGGTGTTGATATTAGATATGCTGTTGGCGCTTCCCTAGTATCTGTAATTGCGACATCCCTGGGGGCTGCATCTACTTATATTAAAAAAGGCTATACAAATCTGCGATTGGGAATGTTTTTAGAAGTTTCCACCACAATTGGGGCGATCGCTGGCGCGATTATTGCTACATTTGTATCTGTCAAAGCCTTGACGATTGTGCTGGCGATCGTACTAATGTATTCTGCGTATCTTTCACAACGACCCAGACTTGAGCAAGTAGAAGACGATATAGCAGACCCCATCGCCAACTACCTGCAACTCAATAGCACCTATCCTACTACTAATGGATTAATGCCTTATCACGTCCACGCAGTACCAGCCGGGTTTAGCATCATGTTAGTAGCTGGGGTGTTGTCCGGCTTGCTGGGTATTGGTTCGGGAGGATTCAAAGTTTTAGCAATGGATCAAGCCATGCGCCTACCCTTCAAGGTTTCAACCACCACCAGCAATTTTATGATTGGTGTCACAGCCGCCGCATCAGCCGGAGTGTATTTAGCCAGAGGTTACATTGATCCGGGTCTATCAATGCCTGTAATGTTAGGTGTATTACCCGGTGCTTTTTTGGGTGCGAGAGTTTTGATAGGTGCGAAAACGCAGATATTGAGGATTGTTTTCAGTCTGGTGTTAGTAGTAATGGCTTTGAAGATGGTCTACAACAGTCTAATAGGAGGGCTGTAA
- a CDS encoding peroxiredoxin-like family protein, with the protein MNIQASSNSLNIYSILSQTQRLRVSDGEIKPVLDGCISPSKLLVLIWSQLGDFDNLEYAWWLQREKEQIAARGIIIRAIGIGDRNSGLKFCEYTGFPQEWLFVDTKAEIHSILGLYRGLSLQLPLLSSSQKAWLNLMLMCAGIGSPGTLKEVFRGYKGDKKAPQLIADEEVVRGTPLPPMKGSFFQAAGGTGFQRPFELATLRLRNMTEVLSNWSTYVPDSSYLTQRGGTFLFDSQGTLIYEHRDRGILGFAENMSNPLSFLF; encoded by the coding sequence ATGAATATTCAAGCCAGCTCTAATTCCTTAAATATTTATTCGATTTTGAGTCAAACTCAACGCTTACGAGTTAGCGACGGAGAGATTAAACCCGTTTTAGATGGCTGCATCTCCCCTTCCAAGTTACTTGTACTAATTTGGTCACAGTTAGGGGATTTTGACAATTTAGAATATGCTTGGTGGCTACAAAGAGAAAAAGAACAAATCGCAGCCAGAGGAATTATAATTCGCGCTATTGGAATAGGCGATCGCAATTCTGGACTCAAGTTTTGCGAATATACAGGTTTCCCGCAAGAATGGTTGTTTGTGGATACAAAAGCTGAAATTCACAGCATTTTGGGGCTTTATCGCGGTTTATCTCTACAATTACCCCTCCTATCAAGTTCACAAAAAGCATGGCTGAATTTAATGCTGATGTGTGCGGGAATTGGTAGTCCCGGAACACTCAAGGAAGTTTTCCGGGGTTATAAGGGTGATAAAAAAGCACCCCAGTTAATTGCTGATGAGGAAGTTGTGAGGGGTACACCTTTACCACCCATGAAAGGTTCATTTTTCCAAGCTGCTGGCGGAACAGGCTTTCAGCGTCCTTTTGAACTAGCAACCCTGCGCCTACGAAATATGACTGAAGTTTTGAGCAACTGGAGTACTTATGTACCAGATTCATCTTATTTGACCCAGCGCGGAGGAACTTTTCTATTTGATTCTCAAGGGACATTAATTTATGAACACCGCGATCGCGGTATCCTGGGTTTTGCAGAAAATATGAGCAATCCCTTATCTTTCTTATTTTGA
- a CDS encoding DUF1634 domain-containing protein, whose translation MYEYNSGIYWNSTVQSESEVVVTSVQLPEANENQKLEEPPISAVGQITSICEIDVSRNFVKTSTEQQLEYLLSNLLKYGVLTASAVVLLGGILYLIHHGTEPADYHIFHGTPSEFRSPSGVFHAVLSGSRRGIIQLGLLLLIAIPVLRVVISLLTFLIKREFIYIIITSLVLASLTYSLIGAYY comes from the coding sequence ATGTATGAATATAATTCTGGTATTTACTGGAACTCAACAGTACAGTCAGAAAGTGAAGTTGTGGTTACCTCGGTGCAGCTTCCAGAAGCGAATGAGAACCAAAAATTAGAAGAACCACCAATTAGCGCAGTCGGGCAAATTACTAGCATTTGTGAAATTGATGTTAGCAGGAATTTCGTCAAAACATCAACTGAACAGCAATTAGAATATTTACTCAGCAATCTTTTAAAATATGGTGTTTTAACAGCTAGTGCAGTTGTCCTACTAGGGGGCATACTCTACTTAATTCATCATGGTACTGAGCCTGCTGATTATCACATTTTTCACGGTACACCATCAGAGTTTCGTTCACCATCTGGTGTATTCCACGCAGTGTTATCAGGTAGCCGCCGTGGCATCATTCAACTGGGACTTTTATTATTAATTGCTATTCCCGTTTTACGCGTTGTTATATCTTTACTCACATTCCTCATAAAACGAGAATTTATTTACATTATTATTACCTCTTTAGTGTTAGCAAGTTTAACATATAGTCTAATAGGAGCTTATTATTAA
- a CDS encoding pirin family protein — protein MAIVQLIEPEVKDLGGFVARRSLPYPHRQMVGPFIFFDHLGPSVLPPNKGIDVRPHPHINLATLTYLFDGSIMHRDSLGIVQEIQPGAVNWMTAGKGIVHSERSPDFDRHNETTIHGIQTWIALPVEYEETDPWFTHYPAETLPTWNDNNVTIKLIAGEAHGHTSPVKVFSPILYLDGVLSANGHFTIPTDYSERAVYSVTEGISINDEPLEAYRLAILESGHEVKVSATDAARCIVIGGEPLGTRYKWWNFVSSRPERIEKAKADWRDCRFATVPGETESIPLPEVVTEANPL, from the coding sequence ATGGCAATAGTTCAACTGATTGAACCTGAAGTTAAAGATTTGGGTGGGTTTGTTGCCCGCCGCAGTTTGCCATATCCTCATCGTCAAATGGTCGGGCCGTTTATCTTTTTTGATCATCTTGGCCCATCTGTTTTACCACCCAACAAAGGCATTGATGTACGACCACATCCTCATATCAATCTTGCCACCCTAACTTACTTATTCGATGGTTCTATAATGCACCGCGATAGTTTAGGTATCGTACAAGAGATTCAACCGGGTGCTGTGAACTGGATGACGGCGGGAAAGGGGATTGTACATTCAGAGCGATCGCCCGACTTTGACCGTCACAACGAAACTACCATTCATGGTATCCAAACCTGGATTGCTTTGCCTGTTGAATACGAAGAAACTGATCCTTGGTTCACTCATTATCCAGCTGAAACCCTTCCCACCTGGAATGATAACAATGTTACTATCAAGCTTATTGCTGGAGAAGCACATGGTCATACCTCACCTGTGAAAGTTTTTTCACCCATCCTCTATTTAGATGGGGTGCTATCTGCCAATGGTCACTTCACTATTCCTACTGATTATTCAGAGAGAGCCGTATACAGTGTTACGGAAGGGATAAGTATTAATGATGAACCTCTAGAGGCATATCGCCTGGCTATCCTAGAGTCAGGCCACGAAGTCAAAGTTTCTGCTACTGACGCTGCTCGGTGTATCGTGATTGGTGGAGAGCCATTGGGTACACGTTACAAATGGTGGAATTTTGTCTCTAGCCGACCAGAGCGAATAGAGAAAGCTAAAGCCGATTGGCGAGACTGTCGCTTTGCTACTGTGCCAGGCGAAACAGAGTCGATTCCACTGCCTGAAGTGGTGACAGAGGCTAATCCTTTGTAG
- a CDS encoding IS5-like element ISAva5 family transposase, protein MTLHPRDMSQIPETTAQVARNSFPKGNIYMKMRDEIGVLYKDEDFVKLYRADCGQSGISAGQLALVTVMQFIEGLTDRQAADAVRGHIDWKYALSLELNDPGFDYSVLSEFRQRLIKAGRERELLNQMLARFQELGWLKNRGRVRTDSTHVLAAVRQLNRLELVGETLRHTLNDLAYFAPDWLKSRVDVDWFERYSLRFEQYRLPKSKAEREKLRRKIGEDGHHLLSALYADSTCNWLWQIPSVETLRIVWVQQYYIQLQQVYWREQDNLPPNRLQIESPYDVDARNSSKREINWTGYNLHLTEICHPILPNLIINVETSVATSADVEMTPVIHSRLNQNNLLPQEHVVDTGYVNAQNLVDSQSHFHVDLVGKVPPGTSWQATAQSGFEQNCFTIHWDLMRVDCPMGKQSKSWRTTVDSHDNPVVKIQFDKSDCSLCSSRSKCTRSKKLPRLLTLKPQELHLALHDARIRQKTESFQQIYHQRAGVEGLISQATGRYQLRRCRYIGLAKTLLQHVITAAAINFSRMWDWWQHVPRSQTRVSHFARIAPTAS, encoded by the coding sequence ATGACCCTGCACCCGCGTGATATGTCGCAGATTCCTGAAACAACAGCGCAAGTAGCCCGGAATTCATTTCCCAAAGGGAACATATATATGAAGATGCGGGATGAAATAGGAGTGTTATATAAGGATGAGGATTTTGTCAAACTTTACCGCGCAGATTGTGGTCAAAGTGGAATATCAGCAGGACAACTGGCATTAGTGACAGTAATGCAATTTATCGAAGGTTTAACGGATAGACAAGCGGCGGATGCAGTGAGGGGTCATATTGATTGGAAATACGCACTATCGTTGGAATTAAATGACCCAGGGTTTGATTATTCAGTACTTTCAGAATTTCGTCAGCGATTAATCAAAGCAGGACGAGAGCGAGAGTTACTCAACCAAATGCTAGCTCGTTTCCAAGAACTAGGTTGGCTCAAAAATCGCGGCCGTGTCAGAACTGATTCAACTCACGTATTAGCCGCAGTACGACAGTTAAATCGTTTGGAATTAGTGGGAGAAACTTTACGTCATACCTTAAATGACTTGGCTTATTTTGCCCCTGATTGGCTCAAATCGAGAGTTGACGTTGATTGGTTTGAACGTTACTCCCTGAGATTTGAGCAATACCGCTTGCCCAAATCAAAAGCCGAACGTGAGAAATTGAGGCGAAAAATTGGTGAGGATGGTCATCATTTGCTATCCGCTTTGTATGCAGACTCAACTTGTAATTGGCTGTGGCAGATTCCATCAGTGGAAACATTACGTATAGTTTGGGTGCAACAATACTATATTCAATTGCAACAAGTCTATTGGCGAGAACAAGATAACTTACCACCAAATAGACTACAGATTGAATCTCCTTACGATGTTGATGCACGCAATTCCAGCAAGCGAGAAATCAACTGGACTGGTTATAATCTGCATCTGACAGAAATTTGTCACCCCATACTGCCAAACTTAATTATCAATGTGGAAACGTCCGTGGCCACAAGTGCGGATGTTGAGATGACACCAGTAATTCATTCTCGTTTAAACCAGAACAATCTTTTGCCACAAGAACATGTTGTCGATACTGGCTATGTCAATGCTCAAAACTTAGTCGATAGTCAATCCCATTTTCATGTTGATTTAGTAGGAAAAGTTCCCCCCGGAACTAGTTGGCAAGCAACAGCACAATCCGGCTTTGAGCAAAATTGCTTCACTATTCATTGGGATTTGATGCGTGTTGATTGCCCAATGGGTAAACAAAGTAAGTCCTGGCGTACAACTGTCGATAGCCATGACAATCCAGTAGTCAAAATACAATTTGACAAATCCGATTGTTCGCTTTGTTCAAGTCGCTCAAAATGCACTCGCTCCAAAAAACTACCGCGTCTTCTGACCCTCAAACCACAGGAACTACATCTTGCATTACATGATGCTCGCATTCGCCAAAAAACTGAATCTTTTCAACAAATTTATCACCAACGTGCTGGCGTTGAAGGCTTGATTTCCCAAGCTACTGGTCGCTACCAATTACGCCGTTGTCGCTACATTGGTCTTGCCAAAACTCTCTTGCAGCATGTCATTACTGCTGCTGCTATCAACTTCAGTCGGATGTGGGATTGGTGGCAACATGTCCCACGCAGTCAGACTCGCGTTTCTCACTTTGCTCGAATTGCTCCCACTGCCTCATAG
- a CDS encoding FdhF/YdeP family oxidoreductase — protein sequence MDNSSESKSSYPAGGGLPVIQYWVEQTLSPQGLQLWQTLNHKSACLSCAWGTGGQKGGFVNEAGEYLQRCAKSVEAIAAELQPGIKQDFFQEHSISELQNLTSQECDRLGRLSYPLILKSGSSHYQRISWEEVYQIATQAFNLPPARIASYSSGRSSNEAAYLLQLFMRSLGSNNLADCSDLCHAPSTVGLKKVFGSGTSMVSLESLKHSDCLVLIGSNAPANHPRLMNELIKLRERGGKVIIINPQVEIGLVKFASPAFPIKSLLTGGSDISSLYLQPIPGSDAALFVGLQKSLIEQNLIQIEYLKAYTHNWQKVVDYANHISWDDITNTCGISQEEITATAYIIGKSARVVFAWAMGITQQANGVDNIFSIANTALITGNAGKIGSGTMPIRGHSNVQGFGSMGVTVNLREEIKQALSQLLGKPLNETPGYHTRDLIEAAETGKIDTLFCLGGNLYAANPDLQQAQQALSQIDTIFYVATKPNLGHFHGLAKQQTLLLPVFNRFENPHKTTTESGNNFVRLNDEGKSHLQPSNADLISEIELITEIAHRLHSETPINWRKLQDTAYIRELIAKTIPGYEKIATIDQTKQEFLIEGRILEEPKFPTSDGKAQMFVTPLPQLSLPTKAEFGVSEHQPGIVLILGTGRSYGQHNTVVYRSEDKYRGMPHRHCILMNYFDVKKAGFQEHQRVIVKGDKGKLDNIEIICGAIREGVGFMFYPEANVLFQAKIDPQSGTPAYKRVPVCIIAA from the coding sequence ATGGATAACTCATCTGAAAGCAAGTCTAGCTACCCGGCTGGGGGTGGTTTACCAGTGATTCAGTATTGGGTAGAACAAACTCTCTCACCACAAGGATTACAATTATGGCAAACTCTCAATCATAAAAGTGCGTGCTTATCCTGTGCTTGGGGTACGGGCGGACAAAAAGGGGGATTTGTCAATGAAGCAGGAGAATATTTACAACGCTGTGCTAAAAGTGTAGAGGCGATCGCTGCGGAATTGCAACCAGGAATTAAACAAGATTTTTTCCAAGAACATAGCATCAGTGAGTTACAAAATCTAACTTCTCAAGAATGCGATCGCTTGGGTAGATTAAGTTATCCTCTGATTCTCAAATCAGGTTCATCCCATTATCAACGTATTAGCTGGGAAGAGGTTTACCAAATCGCTACACAAGCCTTTAATTTACCACCAGCGCGAATTGCTAGTTATAGTTCTGGACGTTCATCTAATGAAGCTGCCTATTTACTACAATTATTCATGCGATCGCTAGGTAGTAATAATCTAGCAGACTGCTCAGATTTGTGTCACGCTCCCTCAACAGTGGGGTTAAAAAAAGTTTTTGGCTCAGGTACATCAATGGTAAGCCTAGAGAGCCTAAAACATAGTGATTGTCTTGTTTTAATTGGTTCTAACGCACCAGCAAACCATCCGCGATTAATGAACGAATTAATTAAGTTGCGGGAAAGAGGCGGGAAAGTAATTATTATTAATCCACAAGTAGAAATCGGACTAGTTAAATTTGCCTCTCCTGCATTTCCCATTAAATCTTTACTCACAGGCGGTTCAGATATATCCTCCTTATATTTACAACCAATTCCTGGGAGTGATGCAGCATTATTTGTAGGGTTGCAGAAATCACTCATAGAACAAAATTTAATCCAAATAGAATATCTCAAAGCTTATACTCACAATTGGCAAAAAGTTGTAGATTATGCTAATCATATATCGTGGGACGACATTACTAATACCTGTGGCATATCCCAAGAAGAAATCACAGCCACAGCTTATATAATTGGGAAATCAGCGCGTGTAGTTTTTGCCTGGGCAATGGGCATAACTCAACAAGCTAACGGTGTAGATAATATTTTTAGTATTGCTAATACAGCTTTAATTACAGGTAACGCTGGTAAAATCGGGTCTGGAACTATGCCCATTCGAGGCCATTCCAATGTGCAAGGATTTGGTTCGATGGGAGTGACTGTAAATTTGCGAGAAGAAATCAAACAAGCATTATCTCAACTATTAGGAAAACCTCTGAACGAAACTCCTGGTTATCATACCCGTGACTTAATAGAAGCAGCAGAAACAGGAAAGATAGACACACTATTCTGTTTAGGGGGAAATCTGTATGCAGCCAACCCAGACTTACAGCAAGCACAACAGGCATTATCGCAAATAGATACCATTTTTTATGTGGCGACTAAACCGAACTTAGGACATTTTCACGGATTAGCTAAACAGCAAACTCTACTATTACCTGTATTCAATCGGTTTGAAAATCCTCATAAAACCACAACTGAATCAGGCAATAATTTTGTGAGGTTAAATGATGAAGGCAAGAGTCATTTACAACCATCTAATGCTGACCTAATTTCAGAAATCGAATTAATTACAGAAATTGCTCATCGTCTACATAGTGAAACGCCGATCAATTGGCGTAAACTGCAAGATACAGCTTATATCAGAGAATTAATTGCTAAAACTATTCCCGGTTATGAAAAAATTGCCACAATTGACCAAACTAAACAGGAATTTCTCATCGAAGGGCGGATTTTAGAAGAACCAAAATTTCCTACATCTGATGGTAAAGCGCAAATGTTTGTTACACCTTTACCACAATTATCATTACCAACTAAAGCCGAATTTGGTGTATCAGAGCATCAGCCGGGAATTGTGCTAATTTTGGGAACAGGACGCAGCTATGGTCAACATAATACTGTAGTTTATCGTAGTGAAGATAAATACAGAGGAATGCCTCATCGTCACTGTATTTTAATGAACTATTTTGATGTAAAAAAAGCGGGATTCCAGGAACATCAGCGAGTCATAGTCAAAGGAGATAAGGGAAAGTTAGACAATATTGAAATTATTTGTGGGGCAATTCGTGAGGGTGTAGGTTTTATGTTTTATCCAGAAGCTAATGTTTTATTTCAAGCAAAAATTGATCCACAAAGTGGTACACCTGCTTATAAAAGAGTTCCGGTTTGTATCATAGCTGCCTGA
- the topA gene encoding type I DNA topoisomerase: protein MPKRLLVVESPGKVKKLSQILGSEWIVRASCGHIRELSDEGEDALGFSMDGGSVQCHYVPRDQRSKETIQQLKSAAKQVSEVVLATDPDREGETIAWHLKEVLGLREPKRVVYTEITASAVQSAIAHPRKLDLNLVGAGLCRDCLDKLVGYKGSPLVWALNNGAKSVGRVQSSTLHLICQREREIQSFVPQDYWSVWVDYVEGFRAFYKGAVNTRSDSPETEVEIHDDAAGNSTTAPESTRVLAEAEANRLVEEARRHPHQIVQYEGKIANRQPPPPFITSTLQQAAGSKLKFAPEKTMQLAQKLYEAGLITYMRTDSVMLSPEFCESARQWLEQNDPQNVPKQVARHRSSKTAQQGHEAIRPTDVFRPSAQLRIELSTDEFNLYVMIWKRAIASQCRPAQLRKTVVITQSGQILWQARGQVVEFLGYTRYWPNLSKDTLLPTLQQGQMVTLENAGHEKKQTQPPPRYSEPKLVQLMERKGIGRPSTYSPTIATLKKRGYVELTKDNLHPTNLGLEVDTFLQKALPDLLEAEFTAKMENALDAIAEGKQPWQIYLTTWNQNYFAPALAKAKTIAVDSGNPTKTFPPRQYDTSRTRCPDCNNFLSKIPSSKLKKKYFLKCTSGCENTVLFWSEFSKTWQAPRTKDDKMAENGQKNHLSPATKLPTQLTAYPCPVCKRPLEEYTYTKDGQKKTMLRCSASSSRTDKKHQDVAYFHTAKGWWSPKFGEINK, encoded by the coding sequence ATGCCGAAACGCTTGCTAGTGGTTGAATCTCCGGGTAAAGTGAAAAAGCTCAGTCAGATTTTGGGTTCTGAGTGGATTGTCCGTGCTTCTTGTGGACACATTCGGGAACTGAGTGATGAGGGTGAGGATGCTTTGGGGTTCAGCATGGATGGTGGTAGTGTGCAGTGTCACTACGTACCGCGTGACCAACGTTCAAAAGAAACTATCCAGCAGTTAAAGAGTGCGGCGAAGCAGGTGAGTGAAGTTGTGTTAGCGACTGACCCGGATAGGGAAGGCGAAACCATTGCTTGGCATCTCAAGGAAGTACTGGGATTGAGAGAACCGAAACGAGTTGTCTATACAGAGATTACAGCCTCGGCGGTACAGAGTGCGATCGCTCATCCACGCAAACTGGACTTAAATTTAGTCGGGGCGGGATTGTGTCGAGATTGTTTAGATAAGTTGGTCGGGTATAAGGGTAGTCCTCTGGTTTGGGCGTTAAATAATGGGGCAAAGAGTGTGGGGAGAGTGCAGAGTTCTACACTCCACCTGATTTGTCAACGGGAGAGAGAAATTCAAAGTTTTGTACCTCAAGATTATTGGAGTGTTTGGGTTGATTATGTTGAAGGTTTCCGCGCTTTCTATAAAGGTGCAGTCAACACTCGCTCAGACTCTCCAGAAACAGAAGTAGAAATTCATGATGATGCGGCGGGAAATAGCACAACTGCGCCTGAGTCTACCCGCGTGCTGGCGGAAGCAGAAGCTAATCGTTTAGTAGAAGAAGCACGCCGTCATCCCCACCAAATTGTGCAGTATGAGGGAAAAATTGCCAACCGTCAACCACCCCCACCTTTTATTACTTCCACCTTGCAACAAGCGGCTGGTTCTAAGTTGAAGTTCGCGCCAGAGAAGACGATGCAGCTAGCCCAAAAGTTGTATGAGGCTGGGTTGATTACATATATGCGGACAGACTCGGTAATGTTGAGTCCAGAGTTTTGTGAAAGTGCGCGTCAGTGGTTGGAGCAAAATGACCCCCAGAATGTACCGAAGCAGGTTGCAAGACATCGCAGTAGTAAGACAGCCCAACAAGGACACGAAGCGATTCGCCCAACTGATGTGTTTCGTCCTTCCGCCCAGTTGCGAATAGAACTATCCACAGATGAGTTTAACTTGTATGTGATGATTTGGAAACGGGCGATCGCTTCCCAATGTCGTCCAGCCCAACTACGAAAAACGGTTGTAATTACCCAGTCTGGTCAAATTCTCTGGCAAGCAAGAGGACAAGTAGTAGAATTTCTCGGTTACACCCGTTACTGGCCTAACCTCAGCAAGGATACCCTCTTACCCACCTTGCAACAAGGGCAAATGGTCACTTTAGAAAATGCTGGTCACGAAAAGAAACAAACCCAACCCCCACCACGCTACAGCGAACCCAAGTTAGTGCAACTGATGGAACGTAAAGGTATTGGTCGTCCCAGTACCTATTCTCCCACCATTGCCACCCTGAAGAAACGGGGTTATGTGGAATTGACCAAAGACAACTTACACCCAACAAATCTAGGGTTAGAAGTTGATACTTTCTTACAAAAAGCCCTACCGGATTTACTAGAAGCGGAATTTACTGCCAAAATGGAGAATGCCCTAGATGCGATCGCTGAAGGTAAACAACCTTGGCAAATATACTTAACCACTTGGAATCAGAATTATTTTGCCCCTGCTTTAGCCAAAGCCAAAACCATAGCTGTCGATTCAGGTAATCCGACAAAAACCTTTCCCCCGCGTCAATACGATACTAGCCGGACTCGTTGCCCTGATTGTAATAACTTTCTCAGCAAAATTCCCAGCAGTAAACTGAAGAAAAAATACTTCCTCAAATGCACTAGCGGTTGTGAAAACACAGTCTTATTCTGGAGTGAATTTAGTAAGACTTGGCAAGCGCCCCGAACAAAAGATGACAAGATGGCAGAAAATGGGCAAAAGAATCATCTCTCACCTGCAACGAAACTTCCTACTCAGTTGACAGCATACCCCTGTCCAGTATGTAAAAGACCTTTGGAGGAGTATACTTACACCAAAGATGGACAGAAAAAAACTATGCTGCGTTGCTCTGCATCCTCATCTCGCACTGATAAAAAACATCAAGATGTGGCTTATTTCCACACTGCTAAAGGTTGGTGGAGTCCTAAGTTTGGGGAAATAAATAAATGA
- the msrA gene encoding peptide-methionine (S)-S-oxide reductase MsrA, which translates to MEKATFGAGCFWGVEAAFRQVKGVVSTSVGYMGGHFPNPCYLDVLSRITGHAEVVQIEYDPQLVSYEDLLAVFWDIHDPTTLNRQGPDKGEQYRSVIFFHNEQQAEAARQSKAKLQVSGRFERDIVTEIKHKSEYYLATEEHQQYFEKQAKR; encoded by the coding sequence ATGGAGAAAGCAACATTTGGGGCTGGCTGTTTTTGGGGCGTGGAGGCGGCATTTCGCCAGGTAAAAGGAGTAGTATCAACCTCAGTCGGCTATATGGGAGGGCATTTCCCTAACCCTTGCTACCTTGATGTATTGTCGAGGATAACTGGTCATGCTGAGGTGGTGCAAATAGAATATGACCCTCAACTTGTTAGTTATGAAGATTTGTTAGCAGTTTTTTGGGATATTCATGACCCGACAACCCTAAACCGCCAGGGGCCAGATAAAGGAGAACAGTACAGGTCTGTGATCTTTTTTCACAATGAGCAGCAAGCAGAAGCAGCACGGCAGTCAAAAGCCAAGCTTCAGGTATCGGGCAGATTTGAACGTGATATTGTGACCGAGATTAAGCACAAGAGTGAATATTACTTAGCAACAGAAGAACATCAACAGTATTTTGAGAAGCAGGCAAAACGCTAA
- a CDS encoding low molecular weight phosphatase family protein produces MNKILFLCTGNYYRSRFAEHLFNQLATKQGLNWQADSRGLALERGVNNVGAISQYATEALAARLVNISDDERFPKPACEPDFQSATRVIALDEAEHRPLMNERFPQWVDAIEYWLVHDIDKTSATEALGQIEKHLLQLIEQLTQS; encoded by the coding sequence ATGAATAAAATCTTGTTCTTGTGTACAGGTAACTACTACCGCAGTCGCTTTGCCGAACACCTATTTAATCAGTTGGCTACCAAACAAGGGCTAAATTGGCAGGCTGATTCCAGAGGATTAGCACTTGAACGGGGTGTAAACAATGTGGGGGCAATTTCCCAATACGCGACTGAGGCTTTAGCAGCGCGTTTAGTGAATATATCTGATGATGAACGGTTTCCCAAGCCAGCCTGTGAGCCAGATTTTCAGTCAGCTACTAGGGTTATTGCCCTAGATGAAGCAGAACACCGTCCACTAATGAATGAGCGCTTTCCTCAATGGGTTGATGCAATTGAATACTGGCTAGTTCACGACATCGATAAAACCTCTGCAACCGAAGCCCTTGGACAAATTGAGAAACATTTACTGCAACTTATAGAACAATTAACTCAAAGTTAG